In Opitutaceae bacterium TAV5, one genomic interval encodes:
- a CDS encoding IclR family transcriptional regulator, with amino-acid sequence MPVVLTLDKSLNLLEAVLRAEAGIGTRALAQQLGINVATAHNIAMTFVARGYLRQDETTRLFYPGMRLMHLGNHPTYHQFLSTASSGVVQRLADELNETVQLVVNDQGRFLNLAYVAGQQALAVNDLNEIKLHNAHATGYGKMLLAHASPAVLESYLTRHGLTPHTPRTITDPAAFATELAKIREQGFSRTCDEFSEGVSALAVPVHDAWGTVFAALGASAPTMRMNKPGYIDTILAGLRQSAAEIEKLWDHGSQLPASDAPPGNRRGRPRKNAASR; translated from the coding sequence ATGCCCGTCGTCCTCACCCTCGACAAAAGTCTCAACCTTCTTGAAGCCGTCCTTCGCGCCGAGGCCGGCATCGGCACGCGCGCCCTCGCCCAGCAACTCGGCATCAACGTCGCTACCGCACACAACATCGCCATGACTTTTGTTGCGCGCGGTTATCTCCGGCAGGACGAAACCACGCGCCTCTTTTACCCGGGCATGCGCCTCATGCACCTGGGCAACCACCCCACCTACCATCAGTTCCTTTCGACGGCCTCCAGCGGCGTCGTCCAGCGTCTTGCCGACGAACTCAACGAAACCGTGCAACTCGTGGTCAACGACCAGGGCCGCTTCCTCAACCTCGCCTACGTCGCCGGCCAGCAGGCTCTCGCGGTCAACGACCTCAACGAGATCAAGCTGCACAACGCCCACGCCACCGGTTACGGCAAGATGCTCCTCGCGCACGCCAGCCCGGCCGTGCTGGAAAGCTACCTCACCCGCCACGGACTCACCCCGCACACCCCGCGCACGATCACCGACCCCGCCGCCTTCGCCACGGAACTGGCAAAAATCCGCGAGCAAGGCTTCAGCCGCACCTGCGACGAATTCAGCGAAGGCGTCAGCGCCCTCGCCGTCCCCGTGCACGATGCCTGGGGGACCGTCTTCGCCGCCCTCGGCGCCAGCGCCCCGACCATGCGCATGAACAAACCCGGCTACATCGACACGATCCTGGCCGGACTCCGCCAGTCCGCGGCCGAGATAGAAAAACTCTGGGACCACGGCTCGCAACTCCCCGCCAGCGACGCGCCCCCCGGCAACCGTCGCGGACGCCCCCGGAAAAACGCCGCCAGCCGCTGA